A genome region from Ptiloglossa arizonensis isolate GNS036 chromosome 4, iyPtiAriz1_principal, whole genome shotgun sequence includes the following:
- the Mon1 gene encoding vacuolar fusion protein MON1 homolog, with translation MATKEASTIDDGIVEPGIEPGASAETMLVTTDSFEEYEQEMSSSIDDRHMKESTTSTISEIQEDVQDIPATSTKTSPRDLQKTAPVYDSEIEDATHQLGQSSLDSDPLRCKKWLAQRKHIFILSQAGKPIYSRYSSEDKLVTVMGVMQALVSFVQAGSDMIRSVHAGDTNFVFVVKGPLILVAVSKTLESVPQLTLQLTYVYNQIVSVLTQSQLIGVYDRRRNFDLRRLLSGSERLIDHLLNFMDREPAFFLGAIKCLPLFPSMRSSITQTIIQTCCKIKNLVFAILLANNQLVTLVRMNKFFLHPADLHIIQNLVDSSESLKTAESWTPICLPKFDANGYMHGHVSYLAMDCQACLLLLTVDRNVFFLLSEARQKIVEKLRRTNCFEAINESMYNSPITTADIGLPKMRHVLYKCRSTAQFWSPELQPPYTTDKEKERLLGLYQCLHHRLHAPNLPLKLIFQQLDKETMLAWVTVGFELYATFEPLVTKPDAIEAVNKLLKWIKKEEERLFILNSPTF, from the exons atggcGACGAAAGAGGCTTCTACTATAGACGATGGTATCGTTGAACCCGGTATTGAGCCAGGTGCCTCCGCAGAAACAATGCTTGTTACAACTGATAGTTTCGAGGAGTACGAGCAAGAAATGAGTAGCAGCATCGACGATAGACACATGAAAGAAAGCACAACGAGTACCATCTCAGAGATTCAAGAAGACGTGCAAGACATTCCCGCAACATCCACCAAAACTAGTCCACGGGATCTTCAGAAAACAGCTCCTGTCTATGATTCTGAAATA GAGGATGCCACACATCAATTAGGTCAAAGTAGTTTAGATTCTGATCCGTTACGTTGTAAGAAATGGCTGGCACAAAgaaaacatatatttatactgaGCCAAGCAGGAAAACCCATATATTCTAGATACAGTTCAGAAGATAAATTAGTCACGGTTATGGGTGTCATGCAGGCTCTAGTTTCGTTTGTCCAAGCTGGCAGTGATATGATTAGATCTGTACATGCAGGAGATACTAATTTTGTATTTGTTGTCAAAGGTCCATTAATCTTAGTTGCAGTTTCTAAAACGCTCGAAAGTGTACCTCAACTTACATTGCAGTTAAC GTATGTATATAATCAAATAGTTTCTGTGTTAACACAATCACAGTTAATTGGAGTATATGATCGACGTAGGAATTTTGATTTACGAAGATTGTTAAGTGGTAGTGAAAGATTGATAGATCACCTATTAAATTTTATGGATAGAGAACCGGCATTCTTTCTAGGAGCTATCAAATGCTTACCATTATTTCCTTCAATGAGAAGTTCTATAACTCAAACTATCATTCAGACATGCTGTAAAATTAAG AATCTAGTGTTTGCAATTCTTCTAGCTAATAATCAGTTAGTAACATTAGTCagaatgaacaaattttttttacatcCTGCAGATTTGCACATAATACAAAATTTGGTTGACAGTTCAGAATCACTTAAAACAGCTGAGAGCTGGACACCAATATGTTTACCAAAATTTGATGCCAATGGTTATATGCATGGACATGTATCATATTTAGCTATGGATTGTCAAGCATGCTTACTGTTGCTAACGGTCGacagaaatgtattttttttactttctgaagcaaGACAA aaaatcgtagaaaaattgAGACGAACAAATTGTTTCGAAGCAATAAATGAATCTATGTATAACTCGCCAATTACGACTGCTGACATTGGATTGCCGAAAATGCGCCATGTCTTGTACAAATGTAGAAGTACAGCACAGTTTTGGAGTCCTgaacttcaacctccatatacaacggacaaagaaaaagaacg ATTACTGGGACTTTATCAGTGTTTACATCATAGGCTACATGCTCCGAATCTACCACTAAAACTTATATTTCAGCAATTAGATAAGGAGACCATGTTAGCATGG gTAACAGTAGGTTTTGAACTGTATGCTACATTTGAGCCACTTGTAACAAAGCCTGATGCCATTGAGGCAGTGAATAAATTGTTAAAATGgattaaaaaagaagaagaaagattatttattttaaattcgccAACATTTTAA
- the Prp38 gene encoding pre-mRNA processing factor 38, protein MANRTVKDAKSIRGTNPQYLVEKIIRSRVYDSKYWKEECFALTAELLVDKAMELRFIGGVYGGNVKPTPFLCLILKMLQIQPEKDIIVEFIKNEEFKYVRALGALYMRLTGSSLDCYKYLEPLFNDNRKLRKQSKQGKFELIHMDEFIDELLREERSCDVILPRIQKRHVLEENNELEAKISALEDDMDEGIETSEDEDIPPVKEDTRKRTDDHDRDRDRHRDRDKRHSRSDKKSDREKQRSRSRDRDRDRRERKRSKSPKSHSSSHKEKDRDKDRHRRDDRDRDRDRDRDRRRERDRTRH, encoded by the exons ATGGCAAATAGAACTGTAAAAGACGCGAAATCTATTCGAGGAACAAATCCTCAATATTTAGTAGAGAAAATAATAAGATCTCGAGTGTATGATTCTAAATATTGGAAGGAAGAATGTTTTGCTTTAACTGCGGAGCTTTTAGTCGACAAAGCTATGGAATTGAG GTTTATAGGTGGTGTGTATGGTGGAAATGTGAAACCAACACCATTTCTTTGTCTTATACTAAAAATGCTTCAAATACAACCTGAGAAGGATATCATagtagaatttataaaaaatgaggAATTTAAATACGTTCGTGCATTAGGAGCATTATATATGAGATTAACAGGATCGTCTTTAGATTGTTATAAATATTTGGAACCATTATTTAATGACAATAGGAAACTGAGAAAGCAAAGTAAACAAGGTAAATTTGAGTTGATTCACATGGATGAGTTTATAGATGAACTCTTAAGAGAAGAAAGATCGTGTGATGTTATTCTACCAAGGATACAAAAAAGGCATGTCCTTGAAGAAAACAACGAGTTAG AGGCAAAGATATCAGCATTAGAGGATGACATGGATGAAGGAATAGAAACATCGGAAGATGAAGATATACCCCCTGTTAAGGAAGACACTCGTAAGAGAACAGATGACCATGACAGAGACAGGGATCGTCACAGAGACAGAGACAAAAGGCATTCACGTTCTGACAAAAAATCTGACAGGGAAAAACAGAGATCAAGGAGTAGAGACAGGGATAGAGACAGACGAGAACGTAAACGGAGTAAATCACCGAAAAGTCATTCGTCATCGCATAAGGAAAAAGACAGAGATAAGGATCGTCACAGAAGAgatgatagagatagagatagggaTAGGGATCGGGATCGAAGGCGAGAACGTGATAGAACTAGACATTGa